A DNA window from Arachis hypogaea cultivar Tifrunner chromosome 18, arahy.Tifrunner.gnm2.J5K5, whole genome shotgun sequence contains the following coding sequences:
- the LOC112772124 gene encoding protein SUPPRESSOR OF K(+) TRANSPORT GROWTH DEFECT 1, with amino-acid sequence MYSNFKEQAIEYVKQAVQEDNAGNYAKAFPLYMNALEYFKTHLKYEKNPKIREAITQKFTEYLRRAEEIRAVLDDGGPGSGASNGDAAVAARPKTKPKGGEGGGGDGEDPEQAKLRAGLNSAIIREKPNVKWNDVAGLESAKQALQEAVILPVKFPQFFTGKRRPWRAFLLYGPPGTGKSYLAKAVATEADSTFFSISSSDLVSKWMGESEKLVSSLFQMARESAPSIIFIDEIDSLCGQRGEGNESEASRRIKTELLVQMQGVGHNDQKVLVLAATNTPYALDQAIRRRFDKRIYIPLPDLKARQHMFKVHLGDTPNNLTEKDFEYLASRTDGFSGSDISVCVKDVLFEPVRKTQDAMYFYKSPEGMWIPCGPKQPGAIQTTMQDLASKGLASKILPPPITRTDFEKVLARQRPTVSKADLDVHERFTKEFGEEG; translated from the exons ATGTATAGCAATTTCAAGGAGCAAGCAATAGAGTACGTGAAACAAGCGGTGCAAGAAGACAATGCCGGAAACTACGCCAAAGCGTTCCCTTTGTACATGAACGCCTTGGAGTACTTCAAGACCCACCTCAAGTACGAGAAGAACCCTAAGATCAGAGAAGCAATTACCCAGAAGTTCACCGAGTACCTTCGTCGTGCGGAGGAGATCCGTGCCGTCCTCGACGACGGCGGCCCCGGTTCGGGGGCATCCAACGGGGATGCTGCAGTTGCCGCTAGGCCCAAGACCAAGCCCAAGGGCGGGGAAGGTGGTGGTGGGGATGGGGAAGACCCGGAGCAGGCGAAGCTGCGGGCCGGGCTGAACTCCGCGATCATAAGAGAGAAGCCCAACGTGAAGTGGAATGATGTCGCGGGATTGGAGAGTGCCAAGCAGGCTTTGCAGGAGGCTGTGATTTTGCCTGTCAAGTTCCCTCAGTTCTTTACTG GTAAAAGACGACCATGGCGAGCATTTTTGTTGTATGGACCACCTGGAACAGGTAAATCATATTTGGCCAAGGCTGTTGCAACAGAAGCTGACTCCACATTTTTCag TATTTCTTCATCAGACCTTGTCTCAAAGTGGATGGGTGAAAGTGAAAAGTTGGTTTCAAGCCTTTTCCAAATGGCCCGAGAAAGTGCTCCTTCTATAATATTTATCGATGAAATAGATTCCCTTTGTGGTCAGCGTGGAGAAGGCAATGAGAGTGAAGCTTCTAGACGAATTAAAACAGAACTTCTGGTCCAAATGCAG GGTGTAGGACACAATGATCAGAAAGTTCTTGTTCTTGCAGCGACAAATACACCCTATGCTTTAGACCAG GCAATAAGGCGTCGTTTTGATAAGCGCATATATATTCCACTACCAGATTTAAAGGCTCGCCAACACATGTTCAAG GTGCATCTGGGAGATACTCCCAACAACTTGACTGAAAAGGATTTTGAATACTTGGCTAGCAGGACTGATGGGTTTTCTGGTTCAGATATATCTGTCTGT GTAAAGGATGTTTTATTTGAACCTGTTCGCAAAACCCAAGATGCCATGTACTTCTATAAGAGTCCCGAGGGTATGTGGATCCCTTGTGGACCAAAGCAACCGGGTGCAATACAAACCACCATGCAGGACCTTGCTTCAAAAGGACTTGCTTCTAAG ATTCTTCCACCGCCGATTACTAGAACGGATTTTGAGAAGGTACTTGCTAGGCAAAGACCTACAGTTAGCAAAGCTGACCTTGATGTTCATGAAAGATTCACCAAAGAGTTCGGAGAGGAAGGTTGA